Proteins co-encoded in one Quercus robur chromosome 8, dhQueRobu3.1, whole genome shotgun sequence genomic window:
- the LOC126697144 gene encoding probable 2-oxoglutarate-dependent dioxygenase SLC1 isoform X1, translating into MSAGTSLAVETNGENESMESELQKGVKHLCERGITKVPTKYIWPIPDRPNSGNGNSSASNPNLKLPIIDFAKLQGSNRSQAINSLKNACEKFGFFQLVNHDIPKDVIESIIDVSKRFFELPFEERSKYMSTDMRSPVRYGTSSNQNKDDVFCWRDFLKLSCQPLSDVLPLWPSSPVDLRQAVLDYSKNTKFLYLMLTEAILESLGLKDITKNENENDEFREFKDGSQLIVVNCYPACPEPDLTLGLPPHSDYGLLTLLLQDEVQGLQIQYEGRWVTVEPLPDSLVVNIGDHLEIFSNGKYRSLIHRVLVNPSKSRISIASLHSLPFNIVVQPSPKLVNEDNPRRYLDTDFASFLDYSSSSESKRKSFLESRKLT; encoded by the exons ATGTCAGCTGGAACGAGTTTGGCAGTTGAAACCAACGGGGAAAATGAGTCAATGGAAAGCGAATTACAAAAAGGAGTGAAACATTTATGTGAGAGAGGGATAACAAAAGTTCCAACCAAATACATATGGCCGATCCCTGACCGACCCAATTCAGGGAACGGAAATTCTAGTGCTAGCAACCCCAATCTAAAGCTACCCATTATTGATTTTGCAAAGTTGCAAGGCTCCAATAGATCACAAGCTATCAACTCCCTCAAAAATGCCTGCGAAAAATTTGGTTTCTTCCAG TTGGTAAACCATGACATTCCAAAGGATGTAATTGAAAGCATAATTGATGTAAGCAAAAGGTTTTTTGAGCTTCCATTTGAGGAGAGATCAAAGTACATGTCCACAGATATGCGTTCACCGGTGAGGTATGGGACAAGCTCCAACCAGAATAAAGATGATGTGTTTTGTTGGAGAGACTTCTTAAAGCTAAGCTGCCAGCCCTTGTCCGATGTTCTTCCTCTGTGGCCTTCTTCTCCTGTGGACCTAAG GCAAGCGGTTCTTGACTACTCGAAGAATACTAAATTCTTGTATCTAATGCTAACGGAGGCCATCCTAGAGAGCCTAGGATTGAAGGATATTACTAAAAATGAGAACGAAAATGATGAATTTCGAGAATTCAAAGATGGGAGCCAACTCATTGTGGTGAATTGCTATCCAGCATGCCCTGAACCTGATTTGACACTAGGATTGCCACCCCATTCGGACTATGGCTTACTCACACTTCTTCTCCAAGATGAAGTTCAGGGTCTCCAGATACAGTATGAAGGAAGATGGGTCACAGTCGAACCACTTCCTGATTCTTTGGTTGTCAACATTGGTGACCATCTTGAG ATATTTAGCAATGGTAAATACAGGAGTTTAATTCACAGGGTTCTTGTCAATCCTTCAAAGTCTCGAATTTCCATTGCTTCATTGCATAGCCTGCCCTTCAACATCGTGGTTCAGCCGTCACCAAAACTCGTCAATGAGGACAATCCAAGGCGTTATCTGGATACAGACTTTGCCAGTTTTCTTGACTATAGTTCTTCCAGTGAATCCAAGAGAAAGAGCTTCCTGGAGTCCAGGAAATTGACTTAA
- the LOC126697146 gene encoding probable 2-oxoglutarate-dependent dioxygenase SLC1 — translation MSPGMSLAGKNESLEREFQKGVKHLCERGIKSVPSKYILPVLDQPNSGKGISSASNSNLKLPVIDFAKLQGSNRSHAVNSLRKACEEFGFFQLVNHDIPRDVIENMVDVSKRFFELPFEERSKYMLTDMNSAVRYGTSFNQNKDAVFCWRDFLKLSCHHLSDVLPLWPSSPMDLRQAVINYSNNTKFLYQMLTEAILESLGLVDTNNNEKENNELEEFKDGSHLIVINCYPACPEPDLTLGMPPHSDYGLLTLLLQDEVEGLQIQHEGRWVTVEPLPDSLVVNIGDHLEIFSNGIYKSVLHRVLVNPSKSRISIASLHSLPFNNVVQPSPKLIDEDNPRHYKDTDFATFLDYNSSCEPKEKSFLESRKLT, via the exons ATGTCACCAGGAATGAGTTTGGCAGGTAAAAATGAGTCATTAGAAAGAGAATTCCAAAAAGGAGTGAAACATTTATGTGAGAGAGGAATAAAAAGTGTTCCAAGCAAGTACATATTGCCAGTCCTTGACCAACCCAATTCAGGGAAAGGAATTTCTAGTGCTAGTAACTCCAATCTAAAGTTACCCGTTATTGATTTTGCAAAGTTGCAAGGCTCAAATAGATCCCATGCTGTCAACTCCCTCAGAAAAGCTTGCGAAGAATTTGGTTTCTTCCAG TTGGTAAACCATGACATTCCAAGGGATGTGATTGAAAACATGGTTGATGTAAGTAAAAGGTTCTTTGAGCTCCCATTTGAGGAGAGATCAAAGTACATGTTAACTGATATGAATTCAGCAGTCAGGTATGGGACAAGCTTCAACCAGAATAAAGATGCTGTCTTTTGTTGGAGAGACTTCTTAAAGCTAAGCTGCCATCACTTGTCCGATGTTCTTCCTCTTTGGCCCTCTTCTCCTATGGACCTAAG GCAAGCTGTGATTAACTATTCGAACAATACTAAATTCTTGTATCAAATGCTAACGGAGGCTATCCTAGAGAGCCTAGGATTGGTGGATACTAATAacaatgagaaagaaaataatgaattagAAGAATTCAAAGACGGAAGCCATCTCATTGTGATAAATTGCTATCCAGCGTGCCCTGAACCTGATTTGACACTAGGTATGCCACCCCATTCGGACTATGGCCTACTCACACTTCTTCTCCAAGATGAAGTTGAGGGTCTTCAAATACAACATGAAGGAAGATGGGTGACAGTCGAACCACTTCCTGATTCATTGGTTGTCAACATCGGTGACCATCTTGAG ATATTTAGCAATGGAATATACAAGAGTGTACTTCATAGGGTTCTTGTCAATCCTTCAAAGTCACGAATTTCCATTGCTTCATTGCATAGCCTGCCATTCAACAACGTGGTTCAGCCGTCACCGAAACTCATCGATGAAGACAATCCAAGGCATTACAAGGATACAGACTTTGCCACTTTTCTTGACTATAATTCTTCCTGTGAACCCAAGGAAAAGAGTTTCCTGGAGTCCAGGAAACTGACTTGA
- the LOC126697144 gene encoding probable 2-oxoglutarate-dependent dioxygenase SLC1 isoform X2: MSAGTSLAVETNGENESMESELQKGVKHLCERGITKVPTKYIWPIPDRPNSGNGNSSASNPNLKLPIIDFAKLQGSNRSQAINSLKNACEKFGFFQLVNHDIPKDVIESIIDVSKRFFELPFEERSKYMSTDMRSPVRYGTSSNQNKDDVFCWRDFLKLSCQPLSDVLPLWPSSPVDLRQAVLDYSKNTKFLYLMLTEAILESLGLKDITKNENENDEFREFKDGSQLIVVNCYPACPEPDLTLGLPPHSDYGLLTLLLQDEVQGLQIQYEGRWVTVEPLPDSLVVNIGDHLEEFNSQGSCQSFKVSNFHCFIA, translated from the exons ATGTCAGCTGGAACGAGTTTGGCAGTTGAAACCAACGGGGAAAATGAGTCAATGGAAAGCGAATTACAAAAAGGAGTGAAACATTTATGTGAGAGAGGGATAACAAAAGTTCCAACCAAATACATATGGCCGATCCCTGACCGACCCAATTCAGGGAACGGAAATTCTAGTGCTAGCAACCCCAATCTAAAGCTACCCATTATTGATTTTGCAAAGTTGCAAGGCTCCAATAGATCACAAGCTATCAACTCCCTCAAAAATGCCTGCGAAAAATTTGGTTTCTTCCAG TTGGTAAACCATGACATTCCAAAGGATGTAATTGAAAGCATAATTGATGTAAGCAAAAGGTTTTTTGAGCTTCCATTTGAGGAGAGATCAAAGTACATGTCCACAGATATGCGTTCACCGGTGAGGTATGGGACAAGCTCCAACCAGAATAAAGATGATGTGTTTTGTTGGAGAGACTTCTTAAAGCTAAGCTGCCAGCCCTTGTCCGATGTTCTTCCTCTGTGGCCTTCTTCTCCTGTGGACCTAAG GCAAGCGGTTCTTGACTACTCGAAGAATACTAAATTCTTGTATCTAATGCTAACGGAGGCCATCCTAGAGAGCCTAGGATTGAAGGATATTACTAAAAATGAGAACGAAAATGATGAATTTCGAGAATTCAAAGATGGGAGCCAACTCATTGTGGTGAATTGCTATCCAGCATGCCCTGAACCTGATTTGACACTAGGATTGCCACCCCATTCGGACTATGGCTTACTCACACTTCTTCTCCAAGATGAAGTTCAGGGTCTCCAGATACAGTATGAAGGAAGATGGGTCACAGTCGAACCACTTCCTGATTCTTTGGTTGTCAACATTGGTGACCATCTTGAG GAGTTTAATTCACAGGGTTCTTGTCAATCCTTCAAAGTCTCGAATTTCCATTGCTTCATTGCATAG